CGCATCGAGCGCGGCGCCAATCTCGCGCACCTGGGCATGTGCGCCTCCTGCCACACGGCCGACCTGGCGCGCCCCTTCGCCGGCGGCAAGCCGATGGAGACGCCGTTCGGCACCGTCCACAGCACCAATATCACGCCCGACCGCGACACCGGCATCGGCGCCTGGAGCCCTGAAGCTTTTGCCCGATCAATGCGCGAAGGCGTCTCGCGCGACGGCCACCTGCTGTATCCCGCCTTCCCCTACAACCACTACGTGCGCATGACGCAGGCCGATATCGACGACCTGTACGCGTACTTCATGACGCGGCCCGCGATCGCCGCCGCGGCGCCCGACAACGACATGACCTTCCCGTTCGGCTTCCGGCCGCTGGTCGGTTTCTGGAACGTGCTGTACCTGGACGATGCGCCGTGGCGGCCCGACCCGCGGCAGTCAAGCGAATGGAACCGCGGCGCCTACCTGGCCGACGCCGTCGCCCACTGCGCCGCCTGCCACACGCCGCGCACGAAACTGGGCGGTCCCGACCTCGAGCGCCAGCTCGACGGCGGCGAAGCCGAGGACTGGTACGCGCCCGCCCTGAACCGCAATTCGCCGTCGCCGCTGCCGTGGACGCGCGCGCAGCTGCATACTTACCTGCGCACCGGCATGGCCGAGGACCACGCGGTGGCCGGCGGCCCGATGCAGGACGTGGTGATGCACCTGGCGCAGGCCAATGAAGGCGACGTGGCCGCGCTGGCCGCCTGGACCCACAGCCACCTGGCGCAGGCGCCGGCCCGCGCGACGCCGGCGCAACGCGGCGGCCCGCTGCCGCCGCCGGCGGCCGACGATCCCGAGCTGCCGCGCATGCAGCTCGGCTACGCGCTGTACGCCAACTCGTGCGCGCGCTGCCACGACGTCGGCCGCGCCCCGAGCTCCGGCACCGCGCTGCCGCTGCAGAAAGCGATCGCGCTGTACGATCCCGATCCGCGCAGCCTGATCCACATCGTCGACGACGGCATCCTGCCCCCAAGCGGCGAACCGGGACGCTGGATGCCCGGATTCAAGGCGATCCTGGACGACGGCCAGGCGAGCGCGCTGGCCGCCTACCTGCGCAAATACGGCGCCGGCCAGCCGGCCTGGCCGGAACTGGACGAGCAAGTCCGCAAAGCGAGAGCGCCATGACCACCTACCGCCTGCAGGTCAACGGCAAGCAGCATGCCGTCGATACCGATCCCGACACCCCGCTGCTGTACGTGCTGCGCAACGAGCTGGCGCTGAACGGCGCCAAGTTCGGCTGCGGCCTGGGCCAGTGCGGCTCCTGTACCGTGATCATGGACGGCAAACCGGCGATGTCCTGCCTGGTGCCGGTGTCCGCCGTCGGCGCGCGCGCCGTGCGCACCGTCGAAGGCCTGGGCGATGCGCGCACGCCGGGCGTGCTGCAGCAAGCCTTCATCGACGAGCAGGCGGCGCAATGCGGTTACTGCATCGCCGGGATGATCATGCAGGCCACGGCGCTGCTCGAGAAAACGCCGGCGCCGACCGACGCGCAAATCCGCGCCCACATGTCGCCAAACCTGTGCCGCTGCGGCACACATATGCGCATCCTGCGCGCGGTGCGGCGCGCCGCCGACCGGCTGGCGGCGGGAGGCAAGCGATGAGCATCGATACGGACCGCCGCCGTTTTCTTGCTGCCGGTGGCGCGCTGACGCTGTCGTTCGCCATGCCGGCATGGTCGGCGCCGGGCGAATTGCCAAAGAGCCTGGATAAAACGCCGTGGCTCGACGCCTGGATCCGCATCGACGCCAATGAAGCTATCACGGTCTTCACCGGCAAGGCGGAGCTGGGACAGGGCATCAAGACCGCGCTGCTGCAGGTGGTGGCCGACGAGCTGCGCGTGGCGCCGACGCGCCTGCAACTGGTCACCGCCGACACCGCGCGCACGCCGGACGAAGGCATGACCGCCGGCAGCAATTCGATGAAGGACAGCGGCACCGCCCTGCGCCACGCGGCCGGCCAGGTGCGCCTGCGCCTGTCGGAGCTGGCGGCGGCGCGCCTGGCGCTGCCCGCATCCAGCCTGGCGCTGAAGGATGGCGCGTTCTCCGCGCCCGATGGCCGCCGCGCCAGCTTCGGCCAGTTGGTGACCGGCCAGGAATTGCATGTGCGCGCCACGCCGGATGCGGCGCCGCCTGCACCGGGCCCCAGGACCGCCATCGGCCAGTCGCTGCCGCGGGTAGACATCCCGGCCAAGGTCACGGGCGGCCGCGCCTATGTACAGGACCTGCGCCTGCCGGGCATGGTGCATGCGCGCGTGGTGCGTCCGCCTTCGCAGGCGGCGCGGCTGCTCGGGGTCGACGCTGCCGCCGTCATGCGCCTGCCCGGCGTATTGAAGGTGGTGCGCGACGGCCGCTTCCTGGCCGTGATCGCGGACGGCGAATACCGCGCCGTGAAAGCCGCAGCGCTTCTCGCGCGCGCGGCGCGCTGGGAGACGCCGGCCGCGCTGCCGGTCCATCCGAACGTCAACACGCTGATCCGCGCGCAACCGTCCACGCCGACGACCATTCTCGCGCGCGGATCAGCGGTCAAGGAAGGCCGGCGCCTGGAGGCCGTCTATACCCGTCCCTTCCAGCTGCATGCGTCCATCGGCCCATCCTGCGCCGTGGCCCAACTGGTGGACGGCCGCTACACCGTCTGGACCCACTCGCAGGGCGTGTTCCCGCTGCGCGGCGCATTGGCCGAACTGCTGGCGGTGCAGGAAGACGCGATCCGCTGCATCCACGTGGAGGGTTCCGGCTGCTACGGCCACAATGCCGCCGACGACGCCGCAGCCGACGCCGCCCTGCTGGCGCGCGCCCTGCCCGGCCGCCCGGTGCGGGTGCAGTGGATGCGCGAGGACGAACACGGCTGGGAGCCGTTCGGCGCGGCGATGGTGGCGCAGGTGGCGGCCACGCTCGGCCTCGATGGCCGCATCGCCGACTGGCAGTATGACGTGTTCACGCCGCCGCACAATACCCGTCCGGGCAAGGCCGGCAACCTGCTGGCGGCCACGCATCTCGCCAAGCCGTTCACGCCGCCGGTGCCGAAACCCAGCCCGCAGCCCGAAGGCAGCGGCGACCGCAACGCGATCCCTTATTACGTCATTCCGAACGCCCGCGTGACCCACCAGTTCCAGCCGAAGGCGGTCCTGCGCACCTCGGCCATGCGCGGCCTGGGCGCCTACTGCAATGTGTTCGCGATCGAGAGCTTCATGGACGAACTGGCGCGCGCGGCGCGGGCCGATCCGGTCGCCTTCCGCCTGCGCCACCTGGACGATCCGCGCGCCGTCGATGTGGTCAAGCTGGCAGCGACGAAGTTCGGCTGGGACGGCTACCGGAAGCCTGCGCAGACTGGCCGCGGCCGCGGCTTCGCTTTCGCGCGTTATAAAAACCTGGCGTCCTACTGCGCGCTGGCGGTCGAAGTCGAGGTGGCGCGCGAGACGGGGCTGGTGCGCATCACGCGCGCTGTCGGCGCGGTCGATTGCGGCGAGATCGTCAACCCGGACGGGGTGCGTAACCAGATCGAGGGCGGCATCATCCAGTCCGCCAGCTGGACCCTGCTGGAACAGGTGCGCTTCGACGCCACGCGCGTGCTCACCGTGGACTGGGCCGCGTATCCGATCCTGCGCTTCGGCCAGGTGCCCGACAAGCTCGAGGTGCACCTGATCGACCGTCCCGGCCAGCCCTTCCTGGGCACCGGCGAGGCGGCGCAGGGGCCGGCCGCGGCGGCGATCGCGAATGCGGTGTTCGACGCCTGCGGCCTGCGCCTGCGCGACCTGCCGCTCGACCGCGCGCGGGTCAGGAAAGCCTAATTAAAGGCTTTCCAGAACATGTACGCCGCCAGCGCATACAGGATCACGCCGAAGATGCGCTGCAGCTGGCGCACCGGCATCTTGTGCGCGGTGCGGGCGCCGAGCGGCGCCATGGTCACGCTGGCCAGCACGATGATGGCCAGCGCCGGCAGGTAGATGAAGCCGAGCGACCACGCCGGCAATCCCGGCTCGCCCCAGCCATAATAGATATTCGACAGCGTGCCCGAGAGCGCGATCGGAAAGCCCAGCGCCGCGCTGGTGGCAACTGCGTTATGGATGCGCACATTACAGCGCGTCATGAACGGCACCGAGACGAAGCCACCGCCGGCGCCCACCAGGCCCGACAGGATGCCGATGAAGCCGCCGGCCGCGAACATGCCCGGCTTGCCCGGCAGTTCGCGCGCCGCCGCCGGCTTCTTCCCGATCAGCATCTGCGTCGCCGAGAAGGCGACGAAGCAGCCGAAGAAGAAGGCCAGCAGCGCGGTGTTCATCTGCTTGCCGATCCAGGGCCCGATCCAGGAACCGATCAGGATGCCGGGGGCCAGCAGGCGCACCACGGGCCACAGCACGGCGCCGTGCTTGTGGTGGGCGCGCACCGAGGACAGCGAGGTAAACAGGATGGTGCCGAGCGAGGTGGCGATCGCCATGTGGACCACCAGTTCGTCGGCGAAGCCGCGCGCAGTGAAGATCATGGTGATGAAGGGCACCAGCACCATGCCGCCGCCGATGCCGAGCAGGCCGGCCGCGAAGCCGCCGAAGGTGCCCATCGCCAGCAGGGCCAGGATCAGCCACGGGTCCATTCAGGCTCCCCTGGCGCGTACGCGTTTCACGACCGCGTCCCACTCGGCCTTGGTCACCGGCGAGATCGACAGCCGGCTGCCTTTCTGCAGCAGCACCATGCCCTCGAGTGCGGGGATGGTGCGCATCTCGGACAGCGGCAGGTAACTGCCCTGCTCCGTCGCGCGGACGTCGACCGAGATCCAGCGCGGATTCTCGTGCGTGGCCTTCGGATCGTGGTAATGGCTGGCGGGGTCGAACTGGCTGGCGTCGGGATAGGGACCGCTCGCGATCTCGGCCAGCCCGGCCACGCCGGGCACCGCGCAACTCGAGTGATAGAACAGGACGCCGTCGCCGACGGACATGGCGTCGCGCATGAAGTTGCGCGCCTGGTAGTTACGCACGCCGAACCAGGCCACGGTCTGGCCGGGTGCGGACAGGACGTCGTCGAAACTGACTTCGTCCGGTTCGGATTTCATCAACCAATAGCGCATCGCGCCGTTCTCCTGATGCACGTCGATTCGCATCATCGCGTGGGCGGCATCCCGCCAACCCAACACACAAAAAAAGAGCGGCTGCGACAAAGTGCGCAACCGCTCAGGTATCCTAGCCCCCGCCAGTGCCGTTTTTGCCGGCATCCTGAACCAAAACGGTTCAAGGCGGTCACGGTCAGATCAATTTCGGGTTCGTCAAACGAGTGACGCTCACTCCCATCGAACTTGTTCCACGACCTATGCGTAAGAATGGTTCAAGGAATATATGGCAAATCTCGAACACCGCAGGGTAGAGCGCAGTTTACTCCTTTGAACCGTCATGTCAAACGGATTCGGCCTTTCAGAAAAGATTTTCCTGGGGCGCCAATGCCTTGTCGAGCACGGTATGCATCGCTTCCAGCTTTTGCTTGACCTCAAGGATCGACATGTCCGACAGCGGTCCCTGCGGCGACTTGACCGACAAGAATTCGGCGGCCACGCTCAACGCTGCCATGACGGCGATGCGGTCGGTGCCCTTCACCTTGCCCGAATCGCGCAGCTGGCACATCTTGCCGTCGAGGTAGCTCACCGCTTCGCGCAGCGTGCGTTCTTCGCCATCGCGGCAGGCCAGGCGGTAGGGCTGGCCCATGATGGTGACGTCGAGATGGATCATCGTGCTGCCTCGCTATTGCCTGGTACGCCACCCGGAGCCGGGACGTCGGTCGCCGCGGCGCCATCGCCCGCTTCGTCGCTCTCCCCGTCGTCCGGCGGCTTCGGCAGCTCGTCGAGCAGGGCCTCGACCCGGCGCTGGGCCTCGATCAGGCGCTCCTTGAACGCGAGGTTCTCCGCGCTGAGCAGGGTATTGGCCTGGCGCAGCAGATAGTTCTCGGCGCGCAGCGACTGGGTCAGCTGGGCGAGCCGGTCGATTTTGTCTGAGAGGTCTTGGAATTCGGAAATCATTCGACACTATAGGATCGAGATCGATTTTCCGTCAACCGAATCGCGCTGCAGTGCGGCACGCCGCGCCCGGCGCGCGCCGCCTTGGCGGCCTGGCGTGCGGCAGGAAAGCGCCAGTCGGTGTACGCTGCCCGCCTCTTGCCAGGTTCGCCATCGCTGGCAGGTGATGTTAAAAACACATTGGCCAAGGTCATGTCAGCCTTGTGCCAGCTCAAGCGCCTGAACGTATTTACCAATCTTGCTGCTTGAAATGGCAAATTATCGTCCCTATAATTAGCACTCGTTAGTAGAGAGTGCTAACAACTCTTTGCAGATCGCCGCAGCGCTGCAGCCACAGACCGCGGCGATATCAAAAACGCTAGTTAAACCACTGAATATTAAGGAGTTTTGCATGAACCTTCGTCCTCTGCACGATCGCGTTATCGTGAAGCGCCTCGACCAGGAAACCAAGACTGCGTCGGGCCTGATCATCCCTGATGCCGCGGCAGAGAAGCCAGACCAGGGCGAAGTCCTCGCCATCGGTAACGGCAAAGTGCAAGACAACGGCCAGGTGCGTCCGCTGGAAGTCAAAGTCGGCGACCGCGTGCTGTTCGGTAAGTACTCCGGCCAGGCCGTCAAGGTCAACGGCGAAGAACTGCTCGTGATGCGCGAAGAAGACATCATGGCCGTCGTCCAGCAGTAATTCCCTGACCCCATTCACGATTCATTCGGAGAAATAACAAATGGCAGCTAAAGAAGTAGTGTTCGGCGACGCAGCGCGCGCCAAGATGGTCGAAGGCGTCAATGTCCTGGCCAACGCAGTCAAGGTCACCCTGGGCCCGAAAGGCCGCAACGTCGTGCTCGAGCGCTCGTTCGGCGCCCCGACCGTCACCAAGGATGGTGTCTCGGTCGCGAAAGAAATCGAACTGAAAGACAAGCTCCAGAACATGGGCGCGCAGATGGTCAAGGAAGTCGCTTCCAAGACCTCCGACAACGCCGGCGACGGCACCACCACCGCGACCGTGCTGGCACAAGCCATCGTGCGCGAAGGCATGAAGTTCGTGGCCGCCGGCATGAACCCGATGGACCTGAAGCGCGGCATCGACAAGGCCGTCGCAGCCACCGTCGAAGAACTGAAAAAAATCGCCAAGCCAACCACCACCACCAAAGAGATCGCACAAGTTGGCGCCATTTCGGCCAACTCGGAAACCTCGATCGGCGAGCGCATCGCTGAAGCAATGGAAAAAGTGGGCAAGGAAGGCGTCATCACCGTCGAAGACGGCAAGTCGCTGAACGACGAGCTGGACATCGTGGAAGGCATGCAGTTCGACCGCGGCTACCTGTCGCCGTACTTCATCAACAACCCGGACAAGCAGGTCGCCGTCCACGAGCAGCCGTTCATCCTGCTGTGCGACAAGAAGATCTCGAACATCCGTGACCTGCTGCCGGTGCTGGAACAAGTCGCCAAGGCTGGCCGTCCACTGGTCATCATCGCCGAAGACATCGAAGGCGAAGCGCTGGCGACCCTGGTCGTCAACAACATCCGTGGCATCCTGAAAACCGTCGCTGTCAAGGCGCCTGGCTTCGGCGACCGCCGCAAGGCCATGCTGGAAGACATCGCTGTCCTGACCGGCGGCCAGGTCATCGCCGAAGAAGTCGGCCTGACCCTGGAAAAAGTCACCCTGGCCGAACTGGGCCAGGCTTCGCGCGTCGAAGTGGGCAAGGAAAACACCATCATCATCGACGGCGCTGGCCAGGCTGAATCGATCGAAGGTCGTGTCAAGATGATCCGCACCCAGATCGAAGAAGCGACCTCGGACTACGACCGCGAAAAACTGCAAGAGCGCGTGGCCAAGCTGGCCGGCGGCGTTGCCGTGATCCGCGTCGGTGCAGCCACCGAAGTCGAGATGAAAGAGAAGAAAGCACGCGTTGAAGATGCACTGCACGCTACCCGCGCTGCCGTGGAAGAAGGTATCGTCGCCGGCGGCGGCGTTGCCCTGCTGCGCGCCCGTGCTTCGATCGACATCAAGGGTGACAACCCGGACCAGGACGCAGGCATCAAGATCGTCCTGCGTGCCATGGAAGAGCCACTGCGCATGATCGTCCAGAACGCCGGCGAAGAGCCATCGGTCGTGGTCGCTGCAGTGCTGGCCGGTTCGGGCAACTACGGCTACAACGCCGCCAACGGCACCTACGGCGACATGGTCGAAATGGGCGTGCTGGATCCAGCCAAGGTCACCCGCTCGGCGCTGCAGAATGCAGCTTCGATCGCCGGCCTGATGCTGACCACCGACTGCATGGTGTCGGAACTGGCTGAAGACAAGCCAGCCGGCGGCATGGGCGGCATGGGTGGCATGGGCGGTATGGGCGGCATGGACGGCATGATGTAATTCACGCTGTCGCCGGGATTCGCGCCGATTGCAGCCACAGTCGGCGCGGGTCTTCCCCGATAAGAAAAAGCCCGCAAGGTTCACGCTTTGCGGGCTTTTTGCTGTCTGGCGCCTGGAAAAACCGACCCGGTGGATCAGCCCTTCGCGCGTGCGCCCTTGCGGCGCAGCCACAGCATGGCCGCGAGGGCCGCGCCGCTGAGCCACAGGGTGCCCGGTTCAGGCACTTCGGTCGGCGGATCTTCCGGAATCTCGGGCAACTCCGGGTCTCCCGGCGGAACGACCGGTGGCAGCGGATCGACCGGTGGCTGCGGTGGCTGCGGTGGCTGCGGCGGCTGCGGTGGCTGCGGCGGCTGCGGTGGCGGATCGACCGGTGGCAGCGGATCGACCGGCGGCTGCGGCGGATTGACAGGTGGCTGCGGATCGACAGGCGGCTGCGGCGGCTGCGGCGGATTGACCGGTGGCTGCGGATCGACAGGCGGCTGCGGTGGCTGCGGCGGATTGACCGGTGGCTGCGGATCGACAGGCGGCTGCGGTGGCTGCGGCGGATTGACCGGTGGCTGCGGATCGACAGGCGGCTGCGGTGGCTGCGGCGGATTGACCGGTGGCTGCGGATCGACAGGCGGCTGCGGTGGCTGCGGCGGATTGACCGGTGGCTGCGGATCGACAGGCGGCTGCGGTGGCTGCGGCGGATTGACCGGTGGCTGCGGATCGACAGGCGGCTGCGGTGGCTGCGGCGGATTGACCGGTGGCTGCGGATCGACAGGCGGCTGCGGTGGCTGCGGCGGATTGACCGGTGGCTGCGGATCGACAGGCGGCTGCGGTGGCTGCGGCGGATTGACCGGTGGCTGCGGATCGACAGGCGGCTGCGGTGGCTGCGGCGGATTGACCGGTGGCTGCGGATCGACAGGCGGCTGCGGTGGCTGCGGCGGATTGACCGGTGGCTGCGGATCGACAGGCGGCTGCGGTGGCTGCGGCGGATTGACCGGTGGCTGCGGATCGACAGGCGGCTGCGGTGGCTGCGGCGGATTGACCGGTGGCTGCGGATCGACAGGCGGCTGCGGTGGCTGCGGCGGATTGACCGGTGGCTGCGGATCGACAGGCGGCTGCGGCGGCTGCGGCGGATTGACCGGTGGCTGCGGATCGACAGGCGGCTGCGGCGGCTGCGGCGGATTGACTGGTGGCAGCGGATCGGCCGGCGGCGTGATCGTCGTCGGCGGCGTGGTCGTCGGCGGCGTGATGGTCGTCGGCGGCGTCGTCGGCGGCGGCGGAGTGCCGGTTTCGGCGCCCGGATCGTCGATCCTGCCGCCGCCATAGATGGGCGGAATCCCCGGCGAGTTGGCGACCGGCATGAAACCGCGCCCGGCCGGCGCGGGCACACCCGCGGTCGGCGCCACCAGGCCGGCGCCGTACGGGAAGCTCGCGGTCTGGAAGCGCTGCCCCGGCGCGCCGTCATCCAGCCCGTCCACCGCGGCCGCCACGGCCATCGGGCCGCCGCCGCCCTCGACCACGAAGGAGTCGAGCTCGCTCTCGGCCGGGCCGTGGGCTTCGAC
This portion of the Telluria beijingensis genome encodes:
- a CDS encoding cell division protein ZapA — translated: MIHLDVTIMGQPYRLACRDGEERTLREAVSYLDGKMCQLRDSGKVKGTDRIAVMAALSVAAEFLSVKSPQGPLSDMSILEVKQKLEAMHTVLDKALAPQENLF
- a CDS encoding PEP-CTERM sorting domain-containing protein encodes the protein MDRRHSAYTRRLEKASQREKRMAVLAVFGVAAGVAGVLAPPLDIDWPKLRRQLDEVTHVGGNAQMLLAPAAGNPAPGAEQGAARRIYPYSIIPGGVADKAELARVIQADAVVAAHYAGFNVANARAVTVTAPRAVYVSYRKGDQVYWTRKKLMLAPGETLLTDGENEMRARCANRISDVPMFPVEAHGPAESELDSFVVEGGGGPMAVAAAVDGLDDGAPGQRFQTASFPYGAGLVAPTAGVPAPAGRGFMPVANSPGIPPIYGGGRIDDPGAETGTPPPPTTPPTTITPPTTTPPTTITPPADPLPPVNPPQPPQPPVDPQPPVNPPQPPQPPVDPQPPVNPPQPPQPPVDPQPPVNPPQPPQPPVDPQPPVNPPQPPQPPVDPQPPVNPPQPPQPPVDPQPPVNPPQPPQPPVDPQPPVNPPQPPQPPVDPQPPVNPPQPPQPPVDPQPPVNPPQPPQPPVDPQPPVNPPQPPQPPVDPQPPVNPPQPPQPPVDPQPPVNPPQPPQPPVDPQPPVNPPQPPQPPVDPQPPVNPPQPPQPPVDPQPPVNPPQPPQPPVDPQPPVNPPQPPVDPLPPVDPPPQPPQPPQPPQPPQPPQPPVDPLPPVVPPGDPELPEIPEDPPTEVPEPGTLWLSGAALAAMLWLRRKGARAKG
- the groL gene encoding chaperonin GroEL (60 kDa chaperone family; promotes refolding of misfolded polypeptides especially under stressful conditions; forms two stacked rings of heptamers to form a barrel-shaped 14mer; ends can be capped by GroES; misfolded proteins enter the barrel where they are refolded when GroES binds), with the protein product MAAKEVVFGDAARAKMVEGVNVLANAVKVTLGPKGRNVVLERSFGAPTVTKDGVSVAKEIELKDKLQNMGAQMVKEVASKTSDNAGDGTTTATVLAQAIVREGMKFVAAGMNPMDLKRGIDKAVAATVEELKKIAKPTTTTKEIAQVGAISANSETSIGERIAEAMEKVGKEGVITVEDGKSLNDELDIVEGMQFDRGYLSPYFINNPDKQVAVHEQPFILLCDKKISNIRDLLPVLEQVAKAGRPLVIIAEDIEGEALATLVVNNIRGILKTVAVKAPGFGDRRKAMLEDIAVLTGGQVIAEEVGLTLEKVTLAELGQASRVEVGKENTIIIDGAGQAESIEGRVKMIRTQIEEATSDYDREKLQERVAKLAGGVAVIRVGAATEVEMKEKKARVEDALHATRAAVEEGIVAGGGVALLRARASIDIKGDNPDQDAGIKIVLRAMEEPLRMIVQNAGEEPSVVVAAVLAGSGNYGYNAANGTYGDMVEMGVLDPAKVTRSALQNAASIAGLMLTTDCMVSELAEDKPAGGMGGMGGMGGMGGMDGMM
- a CDS encoding (2Fe-2S)-binding protein, with the protein product MTTYRLQVNGKQHAVDTDPDTPLLYVLRNELALNGAKFGCGLGQCGSCTVIMDGKPAMSCLVPVSAVGARAVRTVEGLGDARTPGVLQQAFIDEQAAQCGYCIAGMIMQATALLEKTPAPTDAQIRAHMSPNLCRCGTHMRILRAVRRAADRLAAGGKR
- the groES gene encoding co-chaperone GroES, yielding MNLRPLHDRVIVKRLDQETKTASGLIIPDAAAEKPDQGEVLAIGNGKVQDNGQVRPLEVKVGDRVLFGKYSGQAVKVNGEELLVMREEDIMAVVQQ
- a CDS encoding xanthine dehydrogenase family protein molybdopterin-binding subunit → MSIDTDRRRFLAAGGALTLSFAMPAWSAPGELPKSLDKTPWLDAWIRIDANEAITVFTGKAELGQGIKTALLQVVADELRVAPTRLQLVTADTARTPDEGMTAGSNSMKDSGTALRHAAGQVRLRLSELAAARLALPASSLALKDGAFSAPDGRRASFGQLVTGQELHVRATPDAAPPAPGPRTAIGQSLPRVDIPAKVTGGRAYVQDLRLPGMVHARVVRPPSQAARLLGVDAAAVMRLPGVLKVVRDGRFLAVIADGEYRAVKAAALLARAARWETPAALPVHPNVNTLIRAQPSTPTTILARGSAVKEGRRLEAVYTRPFQLHASIGPSCAVAQLVDGRYTVWTHSQGVFPLRGALAELLAVQEDAIRCIHVEGSGCYGHNAADDAAADAALLARALPGRPVRVQWMREDEHGWEPFGAAMVAQVAATLGLDGRIADWQYDVFTPPHNTRPGKAGNLLAATHLAKPFTPPVPKPSPQPEGSGDRNAIPYYVIPNARVTHQFQPKAVLRTSAMRGLGAYCNVFAIESFMDELARAARADPVAFRLRHLDDPRAVDVVKLAATKFGWDGYRKPAQTGRGRGFAFARYKNLASYCALAVEVEVARETGLVRITRAVGAVDCGEIVNPDGVRNQIEGGIIQSASWTLLEQVRFDATRVLTVDWAAYPILRFGQVPDKLEVHLIDRPGQPFLGTGEAAQGPAAAAIANAVFDACGLRLRDLPLDRARVRKA
- a CDS encoding sulfite exporter TauE/SafE family protein, with the protein product MDPWLILALLAMGTFGGFAAGLLGIGGGMVLVPFITMIFTARGFADELVVHMAIATSLGTILFTSLSSVRAHHKHGAVLWPVVRLLAPGILIGSWIGPWIGKQMNTALLAFFFGCFVAFSATQMLIGKKPAAARELPGKPGMFAAGGFIGILSGLVGAGGGFVSVPFMTRCNVRIHNAVATSAALGFPIALSGTLSNIYYGWGEPGLPAWSLGFIYLPALAIIVLASVTMAPLGARTAHKMPVRQLQRIFGVILYALAAYMFWKAFN
- a CDS encoding c-type cytochrome, translating into MDQRRRKRHTGWWLLLAAIVVLTGIAFAIMWRPALAPQASIPTFDQARIERGANLAHLGMCASCHTADLARPFAGGKPMETPFGTVHSTNITPDRDTGIGAWSPEAFARSMREGVSRDGHLLYPAFPYNHYVRMTQADIDDLYAYFMTRPAIAAAAPDNDMTFPFGFRPLVGFWNVLYLDDAPWRPDPRQSSEWNRGAYLADAVAHCAACHTPRTKLGGPDLERQLDGGEAEDWYAPALNRNSPSPLPWTRAQLHTYLRTGMAEDHAVAGGPMQDVVMHLAQANEGDVAALAAWTHSHLAQAPARATPAQRGGPLPPPAADDPELPRMQLGYALYANSCARCHDVGRAPSSGTALPLQKAIALYDPDPRSLIHIVDDGILPPSGEPGRWMPGFKAILDDGQASALAAYLRKYGAGQPAWPELDEQVRKARAP
- a CDS encoding EVE domain-containing protein; this encodes MRYWLMKSEPDEVSFDDVLSAPGQTVAWFGVRNYQARNFMRDAMSVGDGVLFYHSSCAVPGVAGLAEIASGPYPDASQFDPASHYHDPKATHENPRWISVDVRATEQGSYLPLSEMRTIPALEGMVLLQKGSRLSISPVTKAEWDAVVKRVRARGA